One genomic region from Methanorbis furvi encodes:
- a CDS encoding cache domain-containing protein produces MNRRLLLPLVVLIAVVCVVAIVMVSISSTSSSEPTNVSVSEDMIKLSEYFYQNVDRINQDITAEMQDTATKLSSSTPNDPEAQEILRDVFNKYPNSAGIAWVSADENVVNVPIYSLTGVLSSPELQNITEQSFAEHDVILTDPVMSNVYGMVVCFVVPVYAADGSYNGYLCFAHMPISLMNDIPNTPYYNGTNYELWIANSEGTVLCHSDISTIGYNYYTNMLYRGLDKSFSGIRPIIETSEGTTKYEFYELNNVDVVEKTCIWNTLTFGGQDMRLVVTNYPYEAPEVSFPETIDMDEITDVAQVLYLSAKKYGKEATLAAMNDPSGPFSDTGTDIFAISTDGVILSMPSKSKIVGLNRLNYQDVYGMRLVATMINRANQGGGYIHYYSELPYSPDQAIFGLACVIPVDETWFVGSRHSVLTNTAPINAEVRSKLIRAVQPIQEYVDAYGKEQTLSVLNDPFGEFNNADIRFNAISYEGILLADAEHPELIGTEMFSRVSPHGTSITRDLVLIAKQGGGFEYVESRDADENSATISLMYVEPVDDEWFIAGAIELDSHQVPV; encoded by the coding sequence ATGAATCGACGTCTTTTACTCCCCCTTGTCGTTCTCATTGCTGTGGTGTGTGTGGTCGCCATAGTGATGGTTTCGATATCCTCGACCTCTTCGTCTGAACCGACGAACGTTTCTGTTTCCGAGGACATGATAAAACTCTCCGAGTATTTTTACCAAAATGTCGACAGAATAAATCAAGATATTACTGCTGAGATGCAGGACACTGCAACGAAATTGTCCTCTTCCACCCCGAATGACCCGGAGGCTCAGGAAATTTTGCGTGATGTGTTTAACAAGTACCCAAACAGTGCCGGAATTGCCTGGGTATCTGCTGACGAAAATGTGGTCAATGTCCCGATATACAGCCTGACAGGTGTTCTGAGCTCTCCTGAACTGCAAAACATTACGGAACAGTCGTTTGCCGAACATGATGTGATCTTAACCGACCCTGTTATGTCAAACGTTTACGGCATGGTCGTGTGCTTTGTCGTTCCGGTCTATGCAGCTGACGGCAGCTACAATGGATATCTCTGCTTTGCCCATATGCCGATTTCGCTCATGAATGATATACCGAATACGCCGTACTACAATGGCACCAACTATGAGCTGTGGATAGCCAACTCGGAAGGAACGGTGTTATGTCACTCAGACATCTCAACGATCGGATACAACTATTACACGAACATGCTTTATCGTGGACTTGACAAATCGTTCTCCGGCATTCGTCCTATTATTGAGACCAGCGAGGGAACCACCAAATATGAGTTCTATGAACTCAACAACGTTGATGTTGTCGAAAAAACATGTATCTGGAATACTCTGACGTTCGGCGGTCAGGATATGCGTCTGGTGGTGACGAACTATCCCTATGAGGCCCCGGAGGTGTCGTTCCCGGAAACCATCGACATGGACGAGATAACCGATGTTGCGCAAGTTCTCTATCTGTCTGCGAAAAAATACGGTAAAGAGGCGACTCTTGCAGCGATGAATGATCCTTCCGGTCCTTTTTCAGATACCGGAACCGACATTTTTGCGATCTCAACTGATGGTGTCATTCTTTCCATGCCGTCAAAGAGCAAGATTGTGGGATTGAACAGGCTCAACTATCAGGATGTGTATGGTATGCGTCTGGTGGCTACGATGATCAACCGTGCCAATCAGGGCGGAGGATACATACACTACTACTCCGAACTGCCTTACTCACCCGATCAGGCGATTTTTGGTCTTGCGTGTGTGATTCCTGTGGACGAAACATGGTTTGTCGGATCCCGGCATTCAGTACTGACCAACACCGCCCCCATTAACGCCGAAGTGCGGTCGAAACTGATTCGTGCAGTCCAGCCCATACAGGAGTATGTCGATGCTTATGGAAAGGAACAGACACTCTCAGTGCTGAATGATCCTTTTGGGGAATTCAACAATGCTGATATTCGGTTCAATGCGATCAGTTATGAAGGAATTCTTCTTGCCGACGCCGAGCATCCTGAGTTGATCGGCACCGAGATGTTCTCACGCGTCAGTCCTCACGGAACATCCATCACCCGCGATCTTGTTCTGATCGCAAAACAGGGTGGAGGGTTTGAGTATGTGGAGTCACGGGATGCCGATGAAAATTCCGCCACCATTTCTCTCATGTATGTTGAACCGGTAGATGATGAGTGGTTCATCGCAGGTGCGATCGAACTCGAT
- a CDS encoding ribonuclease P protein component 4, which translates to MAQHNKGASPKKIASERIEILFDQAYLNRSNPALANRYVFLAREIAMRQRLRMPKQFRRSFCPTCHAYFVPGENFRVRVQHGKVICTCLVCGAVVRYPLS; encoded by the coding sequence ATGGCTCAGCACAACAAGGGCGCATCGCCCAAAAAAATTGCATCCGAACGGATCGAAATTTTATTTGATCAGGCGTATTTGAATCGCTCAAATCCAGCTCTTGCGAACCGGTATGTTTTCCTCGCACGCGAAATTGCCATGCGTCAGCGCTTGCGGATGCCAAAACAGTTCCGCAGATCTTTTTGTCCGACATGTCACGCATACTTTGTGCCCGGGGAAAATTTCCGTGTCCGCGTTCAGCATGGAAAAGTTATCTGCACCTGCCTTGTCTGCGGTGCGGTTGTGAGATATCCTCTCTCCTGA
- the purN gene encoding phosphoribosylglycinamide formyltransferase: MKRIAVLASGRGSNFQAILDALSRGEINGECIGLFTDNKDAYAIERAKAAGVPAYVIHFKDYPTKAAYEAEMLAAMKAANADLFVCAGYMRIIGTEIIREFAGRMINIHPALLPAFPGLHGQRQALEYGVKIAGCTVHFVDEGLDSGPIILQKAVPVLDDDDEEALDDRILTQEHIAFPEAVALFCDDRLVVSGRHVKILEKK, encoded by the coding sequence ATGAAGCGAATTGCAGTGCTTGCATCCGGTCGCGGTTCAAACTTTCAGGCGATACTGGACGCACTCTCCCGCGGGGAAATTAACGGAGAGTGCATCGGGCTCTTTACCGACAACAAGGATGCCTACGCAATTGAGCGGGCGAAGGCCGCAGGCGTTCCTGCATATGTGATTCACTTCAAAGATTATCCCACCAAAGCTGCGTATGAAGCTGAGATGCTTGCGGCGATGAAAGCGGCGAATGCTGATCTGTTTGTATGCGCAGGATATATGCGGATAATTGGTACAGAAATTATCCGCGAGTTTGCAGGAAGGATGATCAATATTCATCCGGCTCTCCTGCCTGCATTCCCCGGTCTTCACGGTCAGAGACAGGCTCTGGAGTACGGAGTAAAAATTGCAGGATGCACAGTACACTTCGTGGACGAAGGGCTTGACTCGGGTCCGATCATTTTACAAAAAGCAGTTCCTGTTCTGGATGATGATGATGAAGAGGCTCTTGATGATCGGATTTTGACGCAGGAACATATTGCATTTCCCGAGGCGGTTGCACTTTTCTGTGATGACCGGCTTGTGGTGTCGGGTCGTCACGTGAAAATTCTGGAGAAAAAATAA
- a CDS encoding DMT family transporter — protein MNGRWLLFPFLVFLGGCCYGPSSPTVKLAYAAGFSVNDVVMTQYFYGWMILLVLVAAGFAFGFLRRQKTAVPWTAKRVLRLIATGASIALVSMCYCFSLQSVPAYVSVILLFQFTWIGVIIQSLVERRLPSRRTLTAVAVLIVGTVLATGFIGTDAHLTVPGVVFGMLSALFYAVYMFLLGRTETEMHPLTRSFVIMSCSLALLICIFSPAYVLNGTAFSGIWVYGIVLGGIGCALPMFLFSIGAPKISTGAATILSSSELPASIICAVLILSEAVSWMQWIGVALIFFGIAYPYLGRRAWTL, from the coding sequence ATGAACGGCCGCTGGCTTCTGTTTCCCTTTCTGGTTTTTCTTGGCGGGTGCTGTTACGGTCCGTCATCGCCAACGGTGAAGCTTGCCTATGCCGCAGGTTTTTCGGTCAACGATGTAGTAATGACCCAGTATTTTTACGGCTGGATGATTCTTTTAGTGCTGGTTGCCGCAGGATTTGCTTTTGGATTTCTGCGTCGGCAGAAAACTGCCGTACCATGGACTGCCAAGCGTGTCCTTCGACTGATTGCGACCGGTGCATCCATTGCTCTCGTGAGTATGTGCTACTGCTTTTCTTTGCAGAGCGTTCCCGCATACGTCTCGGTCATTTTGTTATTCCAGTTTACCTGGATTGGAGTAATCATCCAGTCTCTGGTGGAGCGTCGTCTGCCGTCGCGGCGGACGCTTACTGCTGTCGCTGTTCTGATTGTTGGAACAGTCCTTGCCACCGGATTTATTGGAACTGATGCTCACCTGACAGTTCCGGGCGTTGTTTTTGGGATGCTCTCGGCACTGTTCTATGCAGTCTACATGTTCCTGCTCGGCCGCACCGAGACCGAGATGCATCCGCTGACGCGAAGTTTTGTCATCATGTCCTGCTCCCTTGCGCTCCTGATCTGCATTTTCTCTCCTGCCTACGTGCTGAACGGGACGGCGTTTTCCGGCATCTGGGTCTATGGAATTGTTCTCGGAGGTATCGGGTGCGCTCTGCCGATGTTTCTTTTCTCGATTGGAGCGCCGAAGATATCTACGGGCGCTGCAACCATTCTGAGTTCATCCGAGCTGCCGGCATCCATCATCTGTGCGGTACTTATTTTGTCAGAAGCGGTCTCATGGATGCAGTGGATTGGCGTTGCGCTGATATTTTTCGGAATTGCGTATCCGTACCTCGGCCGCAGGGCCTGGACTCTGTGA
- a CDS encoding site-2 protease family protein encodes MEFGWVVPVLICVIVYALICLAIKKHNYRPDIFAFMGPCLMIRTSRTGIFDVFARFRRTFLVYGTLGVVVTALCGLVMTALIIVTAYLTMILQPDPSPVIQPQNLLLIPGINDFVPSTFAVWFALVFAVVIHEFGHGLLARVEKIRVKYTGILALVIPIGAFVEPDEEEIEKSPLPTKLRMFAAGVTNNMVVGALCILVLVALLGMVVPGTLPFVQGIYEGYPADLAGMQPGTVILSIDGMPVSNTTDVAKILSTTVPGQTIEVLGEYKGEQQMYDITLTSIPSEAAGSVAGNLSSGFMGVFYGDPKAVTDTLHAWTHPTSPAGAVVSFLNFLVLPFSSITGNNAFSMLVTETPDPAYLSAPFDGFWEVVHIFYWCAWVNILLGTFNALPIGPLDGGQMLREGVKSFLSKRGKGDYTQTVCSMITNLLIVVIIIPIIMPYFFR; translated from the coding sequence ATGGAGTTTGGTTGGGTAGTCCCGGTACTAATCTGTGTAATCGTCTATGCTCTAATCTGCCTGGCGATCAAAAAACACAACTACCGGCCTGATATTTTTGCGTTTATGGGGCCGTGCCTGATGATTCGCACGTCCCGTACCGGCATCTTTGATGTATTTGCGCGGTTTCGCAGAACGTTTCTTGTCTACGGAACGCTTGGCGTTGTCGTCACTGCGCTCTGCGGCCTGGTGATGACCGCTCTCATCATTGTCACGGCATATCTGACGATGATTCTTCAACCAGACCCGTCCCCTGTTATCCAGCCGCAGAATCTTCTTCTGATTCCCGGCATCAACGACTTTGTTCCCTCAACATTTGCGGTCTGGTTTGCGCTGGTGTTTGCGGTAGTCATCCATGAGTTTGGTCACGGTCTTCTGGCGCGTGTGGAAAAAATCCGGGTGAAGTATACCGGTATCCTTGCTCTTGTGATCCCGATCGGAGCATTTGTTGAACCTGACGAGGAGGAGATCGAAAAGTCCCCGCTTCCAACCAAACTGCGGATGTTTGCCGCAGGAGTCACCAACAATATGGTTGTTGGAGCACTGTGCATTCTCGTGCTTGTCGCACTGCTTGGTATGGTTGTCCCCGGGACCCTGCCGTTCGTGCAGGGAATCTATGAAGGATACCCGGCAGACCTTGCAGGAATGCAGCCGGGCACCGTGATTCTTTCAATTGACGGCATGCCGGTTTCCAATACCACCGATGTTGCGAAAATTCTTTCCACAACCGTCCCCGGTCAGACCATTGAGGTGCTGGGCGAGTACAAAGGGGAACAACAGATGTATGACATCACCCTCACCTCCATTCCTTCCGAGGCCGCCGGCTCAGTTGCCGGCAATCTCAGCTCAGGATTTATGGGTGTGTTCTATGGTGACCCGAAAGCAGTCACGGACACGCTGCATGCATGGACTCATCCGACGTCCCCGGCAGGTGCAGTTGTTTCGTTCCTGAACTTCCTGGTCCTGCCGTTTTCATCCATTACCGGCAACAATGCATTCAGCATGCTGGTTACCGAAACTCCGGATCCTGCATATTTGTCCGCACCATTCGATGGATTCTGGGAGGTTGTTCACATCTTTTACTGGTGTGCATGGGTGAATATTCTGCTGGGCACGTTCAATGCCCTGCCGATCGGTCCGCTCGACGGAGGTCAGATGCTTCGCGAGGGTGTGAAAAGTTTCCTCTCCAAACGCGGTAAAGGAGACTACACGCAGACCGTTTGTAGTATGATCACAAATCTGCTGATTGTGGTAATTATTATTCCAATCATCATGCCGTACTTTTTCCGTTGA
- the rnhB gene encoding ribonuclease HII — protein MIDTDQMSICGVDEAGKGSVLGPMVTAGILVVDSSELDGLGLKDSKQLSPSKREELYEIIVGRWKTTAVVKSSLEIDLRPGTMNTFTASCHAEVIQRLMPEKAYLDACDVNAARFGTTVKSLSGIPGVEIVSEHKADDKFLIVGAASIVAKVTRDRLIEELSHEFGDIGSGYPSDPTTIAFLEAYIRRVGTPPSCARRTWKTIDEVIARCSQQSLSDFF, from the coding sequence GTGATAGATACTGATCAGATGAGTATCTGCGGAGTTGATGAGGCAGGCAAGGGTTCGGTTCTGGGACCCATGGTTACCGCAGGTATTCTTGTTGTGGATTCCTCAGAGCTTGACGGTCTCGGTCTGAAGGACTCCAAACAACTCTCGCCAAGCAAACGTGAGGAGTTGTATGAGATAATTGTTGGGCGGTGGAAAACTACGGCGGTGGTGAAAAGTTCTCTGGAGATTGACTTGCGGCCCGGAACGATGAATACTTTCACTGCATCCTGTCATGCTGAAGTGATCCAGCGGCTTATGCCGGAGAAGGCATATCTGGATGCATGCGATGTGAATGCGGCAAGGTTTGGCACAACGGTGAAAAGTCTCTCAGGGATTCCCGGGGTTGAGATCGTTTCCGAGCACAAAGCTGATGACAAATTTCTGATTGTCGGAGCAGCAAGTATTGTGGCAAAAGTCACCCGCGACCGGCTGATAGAAGAATTATCTCATGAGTTTGGAGATATCGGCAGCGGCTATCCATCAGACCCGACAACCATTGCTTTTCTTGAAGCATATATTCGAAGAGTTGGCACGCCGCCATCCTGTGCCCGCAGGACATGGAAGACCATTGATGAAGTCATTGCCAGATGCTCCCAACAAAGTCTGTCGGATTTTTTCTGA
- a CDS encoding TrkA family potassium uptake protein codes for MYLIVVGLGGIGRSLAGIASENGHSVVVIDRDEERCADILAQYDLLAIAGNATDKAVLEDAGIDRADALVATTSDDALNLMACWLAKRYNVRTLVSIVNQKEHAELFKEVGVRISENPDEIVARSLYVWAENPETQLLASIEGGSIFEVTIRDGAEGVNKTVRETSDVKDMLYIAIRRGGKLIIPSGNVTFQPNDVVTVFTKKESEGRSVEYMDSLFH; via the coding sequence ATGTATCTCATCGTCGTCGGGCTTGGAGGTATCGGCAGAAGTCTTGCAGGCATTGCATCCGAAAACGGACACAGTGTGGTGGTAATCGATCGCGATGAGGAGCGGTGTGCAGATATTCTTGCCCAGTACGATCTTCTGGCAATTGCCGGAAACGCCACGGACAAGGCGGTGCTTGAGGACGCAGGAATTGATCGAGCTGACGCGCTCGTTGCAACAACGAGTGACGATGCGCTCAATCTCATGGCATGCTGGCTTGCAAAACGCTACAATGTCAGAACACTTGTCTCGATCGTAAACCAGAAGGAGCATGCCGAGCTGTTCAAAGAGGTGGGGGTTCGCATCAGCGAAAATCCTGACGAGATCGTCGCACGAAGTCTGTACGTCTGGGCGGAAAATCCGGAGACACAGCTGCTCGCATCCATTGAAGGGGGAAGCATCTTTGAAGTAACCATCAGAGACGGAGCTGAAGGCGTCAACAAAACCGTGCGGGAAACGTCCGACGTCAAGGATATGCTCTACATCGCAATCAGGCGCGGAGGAAAACTGATCATTCCGTCAGGAAACGTAACGTTTCAGCCAAATGATGTTGTAACGGTGTTCACCAAAAAAGAGTCGGAAGGCAGATCAGTTGAGTATATGGACAGCCTGTTCCATTAA
- a CDS encoding tubulin/FtsZ family protein, whose protein sequence is MRVFFIGFGQAGGKLVDMFLAQDRKLGSTSFRGIVINTARTDLMGIKHIPMEDRLLIGQTMVKGHGVGTDNVTGAKVAADEIDTIISAIDRRGTHDIDAFVVCAGLGGGTGSGGSPVLCRHLKRIYREPVYAVGVIPAPEEGRLYSLNAARSLSTLVNEADNVIVFDNSAWKNDGESVKSAYERLNEEIVRRFGVLFRAGEVSKYGVGEMVVDSSEIINTLRGGGISSVGYAISEAIPTMKGGKPAAKKDSGGLLSGILGKKEKKSEPHVDIASGEDKSAKIIGLVRRAMLGRLTLPCDYSTAERALVLVAGPPSELDRKGVEKSKSWVEENIAGVEVRGGDYPVDSGYVAAVVLLATIGDAPRIRELMELAKEAKEEVVKSRERSHTAMFDDGGVDPLFE, encoded by the coding sequence ATGCGGGTATTTTTTATAGGATTCGGACAGGCAGGAGGCAAACTTGTGGATATGTTCCTTGCACAGGACAGAAAACTCGGTTCCACAAGTTTCCGTGGTATTGTTATCAATACTGCCCGGACCGATCTGATGGGAATTAAACACATTCCCATGGAAGATCGTCTCCTGATCGGTCAGACAATGGTAAAAGGTCACGGAGTTGGAACCGACAACGTGACCGGTGCAAAAGTAGCAGCAGATGAGATTGACACTATTATTAGTGCAATCGACCGCCGCGGAACGCATGACATCGATGCATTCGTTGTCTGTGCAGGTCTTGGCGGTGGAACAGGTTCCGGAGGATCTCCGGTACTTTGCCGTCACCTGAAACGCATTTACCGCGAGCCGGTCTACGCGGTCGGTGTTATTCCGGCTCCCGAAGAGGGACGCCTCTACTCCTTAAACGCTGCACGCAGTCTCTCGACTCTGGTCAACGAGGCTGACAACGTCATTGTGTTTGACAACAGCGCATGGAAAAATGATGGCGAAAGTGTCAAGAGTGCGTACGAGCGCCTCAATGAAGAGATCGTCCGCCGCTTTGGTGTCCTGTTCCGTGCAGGAGAGGTCAGCAAGTACGGTGTTGGTGAGATGGTTGTCGACTCCAGTGAAATCATCAACACACTCCGCGGCGGAGGTATCTCCTCTGTGGGTTACGCCATCAGCGAAGCAATTCCTACCATGAAGGGAGGAAAGCCAGCCGCAAAGAAGGACAGCGGAGGTCTTCTCTCAGGCATCCTTGGCAAGAAGGAAAAGAAGTCTGAGCCGCATGTGGACATCGCCTCAGGTGAAGACAAGTCTGCAAAAATAATTGGTCTCGTCCGCCGTGCAATGCTCGGCCGCCTCACACTTCCGTGCGACTACTCGACTGCGGAACGTGCTCTTGTTCTTGTTGCAGGCCCACCGAGCGAACTTGATCGTAAGGGTGTTGAAAAATCCAAGAGCTGGGTTGAGGAAAACATCGCGGGTGTTGAGGTCCGTGGTGGTGACTATCCAGTTGACAGCGGTTATGTTGCGGCAGTTGTTCTGCTTGCAACGATCGGCGACGCCCCGCGTATCCGCGAGCTGATGGAGCTTGCAAAGGAGGCAAAGGAAGAGGTCGTTAAGTCGCGTGAGAGATCTCACACCGCAATGTTTGATGACGGAGGCGTTGACCCGCTTTTCGAATGA
- a CDS encoding NAD(P)/FAD-dependent oxidoreductase — MKQVTSNRVMKIGVLGAGLTGLAAALRLAKVGEVVVFEKNAMAGGCLASMKYETYTLETLYHHCFSGDTELFALLEELGLKEDLIWLKGSTGYYMRGQLYPLTTPMEILRYPCLSFFQKVRLGKFVLSSRKIDMAALDNITAKEYLYEKVGEDIYDAFFAPLLAGKFGSMKDEVSAAWLMSRIAIRSDRGTQGERLGYLKGGWHLLIDAMEKKLVESGVELRLNTAAKDLRLKEKWIIDGEEFDAVISTLPPQVTASLMDEETKKKCSLAELPYQGAACMTLGLGADPAKGIYWTNMGDPAPYGAVVVHTNFVPYDWYGEHVVYLASYFRGEPGENLKEKMIDDFCERFGIGKEIIHHADLYIDTFAGPVYTTGYRNKIPEVDAGCNLFLAGMFSLENYPERSMEGSVRAGHRVAALLEEKNL, encoded by the coding sequence ATGAAGCAGGTAACATCTAATAGAGTAATGAAGATCGGTGTTCTCGGTGCAGGCCTTACCGGACTTGCTGCTGCCCTTCGTCTGGCAAAGGTCGGAGAAGTAGTTGTCTTTGAGAAGAATGCAATGGCTGGCGGATGCCTTGCGTCGATGAAGTACGAAACATATACGCTGGAAACATTATATCATCACTGTTTTTCAGGAGACACCGAGCTGTTTGCTCTTCTCGAAGAGCTGGGGCTCAAAGAGGATCTCATCTGGCTGAAGGGATCAACCGGCTACTACATGCGAGGGCAGCTCTATCCCTTAACAACACCGATGGAAATTTTGCGTTACCCGTGTCTCAGCTTTTTCCAGAAAGTGAGGCTCGGAAAGTTTGTCCTCAGCTCAAGAAAAATCGATATGGCTGCTCTTGACAACATCACGGCAAAGGAGTACCTCTATGAAAAAGTCGGTGAGGACATCTATGACGCATTTTTTGCGCCGCTTCTTGCAGGAAAATTCGGCTCGATGAAGGATGAGGTCTCGGCAGCCTGGCTGATGAGCAGGATTGCGATTCGGTCTGATCGCGGAACACAAGGGGAACGGCTCGGGTATCTGAAAGGCGGCTGGCATCTGCTCATCGATGCAATGGAAAAAAAACTCGTTGAGAGCGGGGTTGAACTTCGGCTGAACACCGCCGCAAAAGATCTCAGGCTCAAAGAAAAATGGATCATCGATGGCGAGGAGTTTGATGCGGTCATCTCGACTCTGCCGCCACAGGTTACTGCGTCCTTGATGGACGAAGAGACGAAAAAGAAGTGCAGTCTTGCAGAACTCCCCTATCAGGGAGCGGCATGCATGACGCTCGGCCTTGGGGCTGATCCGGCGAAAGGAATCTACTGGACAAACATGGGCGACCCGGCACCTTACGGGGCGGTCGTTGTTCACACAAACTTTGTTCCCTACGACTGGTATGGGGAACACGTGGTCTACCTTGCTTCATACTTCAGGGGCGAGCCCGGCGAAAATCTGAAGGAAAAAATGATCGATGATTTCTGTGAGAGGTTTGGAATCGGCAAAGAGATAATCCATCACGCCGACCTGTACATCGATACATTCGCAGGCCCTGTATACACAACCGGATACCGGAACAAGATTCCGGAGGTTGATGCAGGATGCAACCTGTTCCTTGCCGGAATGTTTTCTCTGGAAAATTATCCGGAACGGAGCATGGAAGGATCAGTTCGTGCAGGACACCGCGTTGCTGCCCTGCTTGAGGAGAAAAATTTGTGA
- a CDS encoding dolichyl-phosphate beta-glucosyltransferase: MSSVQVTVVLPVYNDVEALKVAIPRSLEALTEFGRTFELIVAEDGSTDGSRECVEEWEKKDSRVRLLHSDERQGRGKALNRALAESRGEIFCYYDVDLATDIKHLPELITRVENGAAVATGSRLMPESNIIRSGDREVASRGYNTLVRLFLGSRLHDHQCGFKAYRADVLKELVPKIRAPHWFWDTESLVLAEHAGFLVEEFPVVWTQGPGTTVRFKDVYGMGSDILKMWWRLHVEKN; encoded by the coding sequence GTGAGTTCTGTACAAGTCACCGTGGTACTGCCGGTCTACAATGATGTGGAGGCGCTCAAAGTTGCTATCCCGAGATCTCTTGAAGCACTCACCGAGTTTGGGAGAACGTTCGAGTTGATTGTTGCTGAGGACGGAAGTACTGACGGCAGCCGCGAGTGCGTGGAAGAGTGGGAGAAAAAAGATTCGCGAGTCCGCCTTCTCCACAGCGACGAGCGGCAGGGGAGGGGAAAAGCACTGAACCGTGCTCTCGCAGAGTCGCGCGGCGAAATATTCTGTTACTATGACGTGGACCTTGCAACAGACATCAAACATCTGCCCGAGCTCATAACAAGAGTTGAGAACGGTGCTGCTGTTGCGACAGGCTCACGACTGATGCCGGAGAGTAACATCATCCGCAGCGGAGACCGCGAGGTTGCAAGCAGGGGATACAACACGCTGGTCAGACTGTTTCTTGGAAGCAGGCTGCATGATCATCAGTGCGGGTTCAAGGCATACCGGGCTGACGTTTTGAAGGAACTTGTTCCAAAAATCCGCGCTCCTCACTGGTTCTGGGACACCGAGTCTTTAGTGCTTGCAGAGCATGCAGGATTTCTGGTGGAAGAGTTTCCGGTCGTCTGGACCCAGGGGCCCGGAACAACCGTCCGGTTCAAAGATGTGTACGGAATGGGCAGTGATATTTTGAAGATGTGGTGGCGGCTGCATGTGGAAAAAAATTAG
- a CDS encoding lysylphosphatidylglycerol synthase transmembrane domain-containing protein: MWKKISAILIPTLIAAALIVFMLYRVWDDLLEAIQHIVPVYLVAAILICFGAWYLRGWRYQYIIERLGTTISLSFSTACIYLSQTANLILPARLGDFVRLFILKHEKGTPYTNGFTSIVAERVYDIVIIAVLGLLALPLLISIVPEWFVWTIFIVLAAGAAFCAFLIFSKRLHAENKILKKILEVLDQLRQVSSTPRSLAALSLSSAVIWMMDIIICYLVSLMFGVTLSFMLVLLAIVIGNLVKAVPITPGGIGTYELALVVTFELGGVPAATATLIAVVDHLVKNLITLTGGVVSLYYFGDWAVSLLKRLFREDAKKIKEEGGV, encoded by the coding sequence ATGTGGAAAAAAATTAGTGCCATTCTCATCCCGACTCTGATTGCAGCCGCTTTGATCGTGTTCATGCTCTACCGGGTATGGGACGATCTGCTGGAAGCAATCCAGCATATTGTTCCGGTTTACTTAGTAGCTGCGATTCTGATCTGCTTTGGCGCATGGTATCTCAGAGGCTGGAGGTACCAATATATAATAGAGCGTCTCGGGACTACGATTAGTCTGTCCTTTTCCACAGCCTGTATTTACCTCTCCCAAACGGCGAATCTGATACTTCCGGCGCGTCTTGGAGACTTTGTCAGGTTGTTCATTCTCAAGCATGAAAAGGGAACTCCTTACACAAACGGTTTCACCTCCATCGTTGCCGAACGGGTGTATGATATTGTCATCATCGCCGTGCTCGGCCTTCTGGCGCTGCCGCTTCTCATCAGCATCGTTCCTGAATGGTTTGTCTGGACAATTTTTATCGTTCTCGCTGCCGGAGCAGCGTTCTGTGCATTTTTGATCTTTTCCAAACGACTGCATGCAGAAAATAAAATTCTGAAAAAAATTCTGGAGGTTCTCGATCAGCTCAGACAGGTCTCCTCAACACCAAGATCTCTTGCGGCGCTCTCGCTCTCATCAGCAGTAATCTGGATGATGGACATCATCATCTGTTATCTCGTCTCCCTGATGTTTGGCGTGACACTCTCGTTCATGCTTGTGTTGCTGGCAATTGTTATCGGCAACCTTGTCAAAGCTGTCCCCATCACGCCGGGAGGAATCGGAACCTACGAACTTGCGCTCGTGGTAACGTTTGAGCTCGGCGGCGTTCCCGCAGCAACAGCGACGCTGATAGCAGTCGTTGATCATCTCGTGAAAAATCTCATCACGCTCACGGGAGGAGTGGTCTCTCTCTACTACTTTGGTGACTGGGCGGTCTCGTTACTCAAGAGACTGTTCCGCGAGGATGCAAAAAAGATCAAAGAGGAAGGGGGCGTATGA